The following are from one region of the Georgenia sp. M64 genome:
- a CDS encoding endonuclease/exonuclease/phosphatase family protein encodes MIRLLTLNLQHGRPVAGTHARETANVAQPGEPTPWGRAPTGPSHALLAAAEQVAAARPDVVLLQEVDRGQRRSGGIDQTAFLAGALGLRHHRFAPSLLGSATGLRLTAPGLLPVRWRAGRAGYGVAILSRHPVRSWHVLRLRGGGLRRHPAGTLAYDAGRVALAAVVDTPDGPLTVLTTHLSVEPTTARTQLARAAGALSTLPGPRVLGGDLNLDPADVAAVTGLGPLATAPTFTNRRPRRQLDHLLGDGVRAAGPGRPYHLPVSDHAGLGADVVLG; translated from the coding sequence GTGATCCGCCTCCTCACGCTCAACCTCCAGCACGGGCGGCCGGTCGCCGGCACACACGCACGCGAGACCGCGAACGTCGCGCAGCCGGGCGAACCAACCCCTTGGGGCCGTGCCCCCACCGGGCCGTCCCACGCCCTGCTCGCGGCCGCCGAGCAGGTCGCGGCCGCCCGTCCCGACGTCGTCCTCCTCCAGGAGGTCGACCGTGGTCAGCGACGCTCCGGCGGGATCGACCAGACGGCGTTCCTCGCCGGGGCGCTGGGCCTGCGCCACCACAGGTTCGCGCCGTCGCTGCTCGGCTCGGCCACCGGCCTGCGCCTGACCGCGCCGGGTCTGCTGCCCGTGCGGTGGCGGGCCGGGCGGGCGGGCTACGGCGTGGCGATCCTCAGCCGGCACCCGGTCCGCTCGTGGCACGTGCTGCGCCTGCGAGGCGGGGGTCTGCGACGGCACCCGGCGGGCACCCTGGCGTACGACGCGGGACGGGTGGCGCTCGCCGCGGTCGTGGACACCCCGGACGGTCCGCTGACGGTGCTCACCACGCACCTGTCGGTCGAGCCCACCACCGCCCGCACCCAGCTCGCCCGCGCCGCCGGCGCGCTGAGCACCCTCCCCGGGCCGCGCGTCCTCGGCGGTGACCTCAACCTCGACCCGGCCGACGTCGCCGCCGTGACCGGGCTGGGCCCCCTGGCGACGGCGCCGACGTTCACCAACCGCCGGCCGCGGCGCCAGCTCGACCACCTCCTCGGCGACGGCGTCCGGGCGGCTGGTCCCGGCCGGCCCTACCACCTCCCGGTCTCCGACCACGCCGGCCTCGGCGCGGACGTCGTGCTCGGCTGA